In Octopus bimaculoides isolate UCB-OBI-ISO-001 chromosome 27, ASM119413v2, whole genome shotgun sequence, one DNA window encodes the following:
- the LOC128246980 gene encoding gastrula zinc finger protein XlCGF17.1-like encodes MEDGNLSDTSNTDVSDNLDSVKQISSAEESLSHGKKMLERNIKSEIYGESFVNSSNLNRHVRLHSGKKTFHCEICGKTFVDNSSLNAHKQTHNRKKNFHCKICGKPFTRNYQLVYHIRTHTGEKPFHCEICDKYFFTNCSLIKHKKIHSGKKEFKCEICGKFFLDYSQLVVHKRTHTGEKPFHCEICGKAFLNNFRLVAHKRVHTGEKPFFCDLCGKSFFSNTNLKRHKLQHIGKKEFHCEFCGKSYFSNSELKRHRRKHVGEKTFHCEICGKSFFDNCGLIAHIRSHTGEKPYRCEMCEKSFVCKGDLNTHKRRHTGEKPYHCDICGKSFFCKSSLTKHKRTHTVKTLNNE; translated from the coding sequence ATGGAGGATGGTAATCTGTCAGACACTTCTAACACAGATGTTTCTGACAATTTAGATTCAGTTAAACAGATATCCAGTGCTGAAGAATCATTATCACATGGTAAGAAAATgttagagagaaatattaaatctGAAATTTATGGTGAATCTTTTGTAAATTCCAGTAATTTAAACAGACACGTAAGATTACACTCTGGGAAAAAAacatttcactgtgaaatatgtggaaaaacaTTTGTTGATAATAGTTCTTTAAatgctcacaaacaaacacacaacagaaaaaaaaattttcactgTAAAATATGCGGAAAGCCGTTTACTCGGAACTATCAACTTGTTTACCATATCCGtactcacactggagaaaaaccattccattgtgaaatatgtgataaatatttcttcactAACTGTAGTTTAATAAAGCACAAAAAGATCCATTCTgggaaaaaagaatttaaatgcgaaatatgtgggaaattttTTTTGGACTATTCTCAACTTGTTGTTCACAAAAGaacacacactggagaaaaaccattccactgtgaaatctgtgggaaAGCTTTTCTGAATAATTTTCGACTTGTTGCTCACAAAAGAGTACACACTGGTGAGAAACCTTTCTTTTGTGATCTATGTGGCAAATCTTTCTTCTCTAATACTAATTTAAAAAGACACAAACTCCAACACATTGGGAAAAAGGAATTCCATTGTGAATTCTGTGGGAAATCTTACTTCAGTAATAGTGAATTGAAAAGGCATAGGAGAAAACATGTAGGAGAAAAAacatttcactgtgaaatttgtgggaaatccTTCTTCGATAATTGTGGTCTTATTGCTCACATCCGTagtcacacaggagaaaagcccTATCGTTGTGAAATGTGTGAGAAATCATTTGTGTGTAAAGGTGACTTGAATACACACAAACGGAGACACACTGGTGAGAAGccttatcattgtgatatatgtgggaAATCATTTTTCTGTAAAAGTTCAttgactaaacacaaacgaacacacactgTAAAGACTTTGAATAATGAGTGA
- the LOC106867722 gene encoding gastrula zinc finger protein XlCGF17.1 yields the protein MEDGNLSDTSNTDISDNLDSVKQLSSAEESLSHGKKPFERTINCEICGKSFVNSSNLNRHVRLHTGEKPFQCEICGKSLHHKYQLVVHRRSHTGEKPFHCEICGKTFVDNSSLNAHKQTHNRKKNFHCEICGKSYTQNCRLVYHIRSHTGEKPFHCEICGKYFFTNCILRKHKIIHSGKKESKCEICGNSFLDNSRLIAHKRTHTGEKPFHCEICGKSFLNNFRLVAHKRVHTGEKPFFCDLCGKSFFCGSNLKRHKLQHIGKKEFHCEFCGKSYFNNSELKRHRRKHVGEKTFHCEICGKSFFDNCGLIVHIRSHTGEKPYRCEMCEKSFVCKGDLNTHKRRHTGEKPYHCDICGKSFFCKSDMTKHKRTHSLEKSMNNE from the coding sequence ATGGAGGATGGTAATCTGTCAGACACTTCTAACACAGATATTTCTGACAATTTAGATTCAGTTAAACAGCTATCCAGTGCTGAAGAATCATTATCACATGGTAAGAAACCGTTTGAGAGAACTattaattgtgaaatttgtggaaaatctTTTGTAAATTCCAGTAATTTAAACAGACACGTAAGATtacatactggggaaaaaccctTTCAATGTGAGATTTGTGGAAAATCATTGCATCATAAATATCAGCTTGTTGTCCACAGACGTAGTCATACTGGTGAAAAAccctttcactgtgaaatatgtggaaaaacaTTTGTTGATAATAGTTCTTTAAatgctcacaaacaaacacacaacagaaaaaaaaattttcactgtgaaatatgtggaaagtcGTATACTCAGAACTGTCGCCTTGTTTACCATAttcgtagtcacactggagaaaaaccatttcattgtgaaatatgtggcaaATATTTCTTCACTAACTGTATTTTAAGAAAGCACAAAATAATACATTCTGGGAAAAAAGAATCCAAATGTGAAATCTGTGGGAATTCTTTTTTGGACAATTCTCGACTTATTGCTCACAAAAGaacacacactggagaaaaaccattccactgtgaaatctgtggaaaATCTTTTTTGAATAATTTTCGACTTGTTGCTCACAAAAGAGTACACACTGGTGAGAAACCCTTCTTTTGTGAtctatgtgggaaatctttcttTTGTGGCAGTAATTTAAAAAGACATAAACTACAACATATTGGGAAAAAAGAATTCCATTGTGAATTCTGTGGGAAATCTTACTTCAATAATAGTGAATTGAAAAGGCATAGGAGAAAACATGTAGGAGAAAAAacatttcactgtgaaatttgtgggaaatccTTCTTCGATAATTGTGGTCTTATTGTTCACATCCGTagtcacacaggagaaaagcctTATCGTTGTGAAATGTGTGAGAAATCATTTGTGTGTAAAGGTGACTTGAATACACACAAACGGAGACACACTGGTGAGAAGccttatcattgtgatatatgtgggaAATCATTTTTCTGTAAAAGTGACATGACtaaacacaaacgaacacactCTCTAGAGAAGTCTATGAATAATGAGTGA